From Candidatus Neomarinimicrobiota bacterium, the proteins below share one genomic window:
- the ablA_2 gene encoding lysine 2,3-aminomutase, translating to MSIFNDHQKELAGKIADDVELKKWKDWKWQLRHSVRDIDTFETLLGIKFTPEERKNLDETVKRFPLSITPYYLSLIDTEDRENDPVWMQSFPSPSELMHAQYDMPDPLAEDRDSPVEGITHRYPDRVLFHVSNTCSMYCRHCTRKRKVGDVDSIPNRTQIQKGIDYIANTSVVRDVLLSGGDPFLLSDRYLDWILTELRKIEHVEVIRIGTRTPVVLPYRITDELVAMLKKHQPLWINTHFNHPREVTASAQEALRKLADGGFPLGNQSVLLAGVNDCPRIMRRLVHKLVKNRVRPYYLYQCDLSEGLSHFRTPVSKGIEIIESLIGHTSGFAVPRYVIDAPDGGGKIPVMPNYLISWGTNKVVLRNYEGVICSYKEPDSYKPVFCDRNCDDCKLQLKLDEADEYKAIGIEKLLSYDDDTYSLIPQDNERFSRRNGEDDDIEEDDQ from the coding sequence ATGAGCATATTTAATGATCATCAGAAAGAGCTGGCCGGCAAAATAGCCGACGATGTAGAATTAAAAAAGTGGAAGGACTGGAAATGGCAATTGCGTCATTCTGTCCGGGATATTGATACATTTGAAACGTTACTGGGTATTAAATTCACTCCTGAAGAACGGAAGAACCTGGACGAAACCGTAAAACGTTTTCCTCTGTCCATTACGCCCTATTATTTATCCCTCATTGACACAGAGGACCGTGAAAACGATCCGGTATGGATGCAATCTTTTCCGAGTCCATCCGAATTAATGCATGCTCAGTATGATATGCCTGATCCCCTGGCAGAGGACAGGGACAGTCCGGTGGAAGGAATTACCCATCGTTATCCTGACAGGGTTTTGTTTCATGTCAGCAATACCTGTTCCATGTATTGCCGTCATTGCACCCGGAAGCGGAAGGTCGGCGATGTAGATTCCATTCCAAACCGGACACAGATACAAAAGGGGATTGATTATATTGCGAATACTTCGGTTGTCAGAGATGTGCTCTTATCCGGTGGGGATCCTTTCCTTCTAAGTGACCGTTATCTGGACTGGATTCTCACAGAGTTACGGAAGATTGAGCATGTGGAAGTCATCCGCATCGGGACCCGCACACCGGTTGTCTTGCCTTATCGGATTACGGATGAATTGGTAGCTATGCTGAAAAAGCATCAGCCTTTGTGGATCAACACTCATTTCAATCATCCCCGGGAAGTCACAGCATCAGCCCAGGAAGCCTTGAGAAAACTGGCAGATGGTGGATTTCCCCTGGGTAATCAAAGTGTGCTTCTGGCCGGCGTGAATGACTGTCCCCGTATTATGCGCCGTTTGGTCCACAAACTGGTCAAAAACCGTGTCCGCCCCTATTACCTCTATCAATGTGACCTGTCCGAAGGCTTGTCCCACTTCCGGACACCTGTCAGTAAAGGGATTGAAATTATTGAAAGTCTGATAGGCCATACCAGTGGTTTTGCTGTACCCCGTTATGTGATTGATGCCCCCGATGGTGGGGGTAAAATACCTGTTATGCCGAATTATCTTATTTCTTGGGGAACCAATAAAGTGGTACTCAGAAATTATGAAGGGGTAATCTGTTCTTATAAGGAACCGGATAGTTATAAGCCTGTCTTTTGTGACAGGAATTGTGATGATTGCAAACTTCAGCTCAAGCTGGATGAAGCCGATGAATATAAAGCTATTGGCATCGAAAAGCTCTTAAGTTACGATGATGACACCTATTCACTGATTCCCCAGGATAATGAGAGATTCAGCCGGAGAAACGGGGAGGACGATGACATAGAAGAGGATGACCAATGA
- the rsmH gene encoding 16S rRNA (cytosine(1402)-N(4))-methyltransferase RsmH has translation MTDFGHIPVLLHDSVNLLITSSEGIYVDATSGLGGHTEEMAKRVSPQARLIAFEVDPDALAISSQRLNRYSNVEFIQRNFRYIKVELTRLNALLVRGILFDLGLSSLEIDNPSKGFSFTREGPLDMRMDPSLPESAAHLINTAEEKRLKEIIRTYGEERFAGRIARMITEAREKAPLQSTRDLESLIRQAVHGPYQVKSLARVFQAFRIAVNQELEVLEKALPDAFECLAPGGRLVVIAYHSLEDRLVKTCFKDLCTDCVCPPDQPVCTCNHVQKARYIQKKALTPSEEEIRSNPRSRSARLRCIEKL, from the coding sequence ATGACTGATTTCGGACACATCCCTGTCCTGTTACATGATTCTGTGAATCTTTTAATTACTTCATCAGAGGGGATTTATGTCGATGCCACATCCGGATTGGGAGGCCATACAGAAGAAATGGCAAAACGAGTATCTCCTCAGGCCCGCCTTATCGCTTTTGAGGTAGATCCCGATGCCCTGGCTATCAGTTCACAAAGACTGAATAGATATTCAAATGTTGAATTTATACAGCGGAATTTTCGCTATATCAAGGTGGAATTGACCCGTTTGAATGCCCTGCTGGTTCGGGGTATTCTTTTTGATCTGGGCTTATCAAGTCTTGAAATTGACAATCCTTCAAAGGGTTTCAGTTTCACCCGGGAGGGTCCCCTGGATATGCGGATGGATCCTTCCCTCCCTGAAAGTGCAGCTCATCTGATCAATACAGCAGAAGAGAAAAGATTGAAAGAGATTATCCGCACATACGGGGAAGAACGATTTGCCGGCCGGATCGCACGGATGATCACAGAAGCACGGGAAAAAGCCCCCTTGCAGTCTACACGGGATCTGGAATCCCTTATCCGGCAGGCGGTCCATGGTCCCTATCAGGTAAAATCCCTGGCCCGTGTGTTTCAGGCATTCCGTATCGCTGTGAACCAAGAGCTGGAAGTCCTGGAAAAGGCATTGCCGGATGCCTTTGAATGTCTGGCACCGGGAGGCAGATTGGTTGTAATTGCCTATCATTCCCTGGAAGACCGATTGGTGAAGACCTGTTTCAAGGATCTTTGCACCGATTGTGTATGCCCGCCGGATCAGCCGGTTTGCACCTGTAATCATGTTCAAAAGGCCCGGTATATCCAGAAAAAAGCCCTGACTCCCTCAGAAGAGGAAATCAGGTCGAATCCCAGAAGCAGAAGTGCCCGACTGAGGTGTATTGAAAAGTTATGA
- the mraZ gene encoding division/cell wall cluster transcriptional repressor MraZ, which produces MHIDFIGQYPYTVDSKNRINIPSRFRKKLSEAGISTMVITRGIDDPCILVYPEPFWQDMTRKLSEKLSSIKQTHRLFLRQITRFAAECPLDSQGRIILTPALMDYAGITRDIMIVGTLNKIELWDPETLESFEQSHSLSEEDFTTLANDILL; this is translated from the coding sequence ATGCATATTGATTTTATCGGACAATATCCATACACCGTTGATTCAAAGAACCGGATCAACATACCCTCACGGTTCCGGAAGAAATTATCGGAAGCCGGCATTTCCACCATGGTCATCACACGGGGTATTGACGACCCCTGCATTCTGGTTTATCCTGAGCCTTTCTGGCAGGATATGACCCGGAAACTCAGCGAAAAGCTGTCATCAATTAAACAGACACACAGGCTCTTCCTCCGTCAGATCACACGTTTCGCCGCAGAATGTCCCCTGGATTCCCAGGGTCGCATTATTCTTACACCGGCACTGATGGATTATGCAGGTATTACCCGTGACATCATGATTGTCGGGACTCTCAATAAGATTGAACTCTGGGATCCCGAAACCCTTGAGTCCTTCGAACAAAGTCACTCTCTGTCTGAAGAAGATTTTACGACGTTAGCGAACGACATCCTGCTTTAA
- a CDS encoding D-alanine--D-alanine ligase — MNIGFTYDLKDDYLRSGYSDLEVAEFDSIETVEGVESALKSMGYTVDRIGSARDLIQRLCRGDRWDLVFNIAEGIRGIGREAQVPAILDVYNIPYVFSDPLVFSVTLHKGMAKRIVRDGGVKTPDFQIIRSEEDVWHIKLPFPLFAKPLAEGTGKGIGAKSVVHSQEELSVVSKNLLDRYQQPVLVERFLPGREFTVGITGSGSRGQVVGVMEICFLPDAASEIYGLVNKKNYQDFVRYRVPEQSVYDACAEMALKAWCLLECRDGGRIDIRHNENGEPEFIEVNPLAGLHPIESDLPILARLNGVSYENLIGRIMESARLRIFGDASHE, encoded by the coding sequence ATGAATATTGGATTTACGTATGATCTGAAAGATGACTATTTACGGTCAGGATACAGTGACCTGGAAGTGGCGGAATTTGATTCCATTGAAACCGTTGAAGGTGTGGAAAGTGCTCTGAAATCAATGGGCTATACCGTGGACCGTATCGGTTCCGCCCGGGATTTGATACAACGCTTATGCCGGGGAGACCGTTGGGACCTGGTTTTCAATATCGCCGAAGGGATAAGGGGTATAGGCCGCGAAGCACAGGTTCCGGCAATTTTGGACGTTTACAACATCCCCTATGTTTTTTCCGATCCCCTTGTGTTTTCCGTGACCCTCCATAAAGGCATGGCAAAACGGATCGTGAGGGATGGGGGCGTTAAAACACCTGATTTTCAAATTATCCGGTCTGAAGAAGATGTATGGCATATCAAATTACCGTTCCCTCTTTTTGCCAAACCTTTGGCAGAAGGAACCGGTAAAGGAATTGGGGCAAAGTCTGTAGTTCATTCACAGGAAGAATTGTCTGTCGTCAGCAAAAACCTTCTGGACCGTTATCAGCAACCGGTTTTGGTGGAACGCTTTTTACCGGGTCGTGAATTTACCGTGGGAATCACGGGTTCCGGATCCAGGGGACAGGTTGTGGGAGTCATGGAGATTTGTTTCCTGCCGGATGCTGCAAGTGAGATCTATGGTTTGGTCAACAAGAAAAACTACCAGGATTTTGTCCGATACCGGGTACCGGAACAAAGTGTCTATGATGCCTGTGCCGAAATGGCCCTGAAAGCCTGGTGCCTGCTGGAATGTCGGGATGGAGGCCGGATCGATATCCGACATAATGAAAATGGAGAGCCGGAATTTATTGAAGTCAACCCGTTGGCTGGATTGCATCCTATAGAATCTGACCTTCCCATACTTGCCCGGCTGAATGGTGTGTCCTATGAAAACCTGATTGGACGGATTATGGAATCGGCACGGCTCAGAATTTTTGGGGATGCTTCCCATGAATAA
- a CDS encoding 3'-5' exonuclease: protein MLLKESNITVLDFETTGPVADYPDEPWQIGLIVLEKGKVNPEKSLNRFLYVGDRPINPYVPGRHARIRHLLKRSPRLVELWHEVRPFIDGQILAAHNTGTEKKILGNVFPAHSDGIWIDTLNMSRQVWPGQEKYNLEYLLDRLNLTTTVKKICPDGHPHDAYYDAVGSAFILEMILRQPGWDRMTVKQAQKLSEKRK, encoded by the coding sequence GTGCTATTGAAAGAAAGCAACATAACGGTCCTCGATTTTGAAACAACAGGACCGGTGGCAGATTACCCGGATGAGCCCTGGCAAATTGGGCTAATCGTCCTGGAAAAAGGAAAAGTGAATCCTGAAAAAAGCCTGAATCGTTTTCTCTATGTAGGGGACCGGCCGATTAATCCCTATGTTCCGGGTCGTCATGCCCGTATCCGGCATCTGCTCAAACGGTCTCCCCGGCTTGTTGAATTGTGGCATGAAGTTCGACCATTTATTGATGGGCAGATTTTGGCAGCTCATAATACGGGAACAGAGAAAAAAATCCTGGGAAACGTTTTCCCTGCCCATTCAGATGGAATTTGGATAGACACACTCAATATGAGCCGTCAGGTATGGCCTGGTCAGGAAAAGTACAACCTGGAATATCTGTTGGACCGGCTGAATCTCACCACCACCGTGAAAAAAATCTGTCCTGATGGTCATCCCCATGATGCCTACTACGACGCGGTTGGATCGGCCTTCATATTGGAAATGATTTTAAGACAACCCGGTTGGGATCGTATGACTGTTAAGCAGGCGCAAAAATTGTCTGAAAAACGGAAATGA
- a CDS encoding ROK family protein encodes MKTSAGATVEDVNHMVLQCIEGMQSKIPSRGHLRGVGLSVPGLVNRQEGILTYSHTFGWKDIPLASLIRKKTHIPVFLDNEANLLSLGELCFGSGKIYKNFICVDIRYGIGCGIVYENKLLDIPGELGQICLDNLTHVKKDMPRLTLEDRASDHAVLKKVEIMLQQGSTSSLLKSYTGPVTLDRFREALLNNDQAALSIFNQALSDLGIALAFLVNIFHPEAFIFHGPMTENNPLFYSRLREVIDTCSLSPFSATLDLKPSRFQNMGGSVGAVALVLHELLDLNPAFFTKS; translated from the coding sequence ATGAAAACATCCGCCGGGGCAACGGTGGAGGACGTGAACCACATGGTCCTCCAGTGCATCGAGGGAATGCAATCTAAAATACCATCCCGGGGGCACTTGAGAGGAGTGGGATTGTCCGTTCCGGGACTTGTCAACCGGCAGGAGGGAATTCTCACATACTCCCACACCTTTGGTTGGAAAGACATCCCCCTTGCTTCCCTTATCCGAAAGAAAACCCATATCCCGGTCTTTTTGGATAATGAGGCGAATCTTCTTTCTCTGGGTGAACTCTGCTTTGGATCAGGAAAAATCTATAAAAATTTCATATGTGTAGATATCCGTTATGGCATTGGATGCGGTATTGTATACGAGAACAAACTACTGGATATCCCCGGAGAGTTGGGACAAATCTGTCTGGATAACCTGACGCACGTCAAGAAAGACATGCCCCGGCTGACACTGGAAGACAGGGCTTCAGACCATGCGGTGCTGAAAAAAGTCGAAATAATGTTGCAACAAGGGTCCACATCCTCGCTTCTCAAATCTTATACCGGACCTGTCACTCTGGACCGATTCAGGGAAGCCTTGCTGAATAACGATCAGGCAGCACTGAGTATCTTTAACCAGGCCCTGTCAGACCTTGGTATTGCTCTTGCTTTCCTGGTAAATATTTTTCATCCCGAAGCCTTTATTTTTCACGGCCCGATGACGGAGAATAATCCCCTTTTTTATTCACGATTACGGGAAGTTATCGACACTTGCTCCCTTAGTCCCTTTTCAGCAACTCTGGATTTAAAACCTTCACGTTTTCAGAATATGGGAGGTTCCGTTGGAGCTGTAGCCCTGGTGCTACATGAACTCCTCGATCTGAACCCTGCCTTTTTTACCAAATCCTGA
- a CDS encoding penicillin-binding protein yields the protein MKNDKDLQKQFWARSCFIAVFIIGIFFVILLKLVEIQLLDIYNYRDLAESQAMKKNIIVPDRGIIFDRKNRIMANSSIEYSIGARYIDITNPDETFRQLGKYLNIPPSEIASLFKNKRKYYIIRENVPLSLASDMIKENLHGIRFEKKLKRVYPYEDTGGQVLGYVGWDNRGVTGIEKIFDESLRGVQGWEQVQYDRKGRRVSASGLNGQAKKDGGNVFLTLDVDYQAILEEEIQKAVRDNGAHHGMGVLVNPNTGEILGMASWPNFNPNNATAFPIENRKNRVISDSFEPGSVYKVVAAAAALETGIFNRQSLIYCEGGKWELLGRTIHDTKDSEWMSFEDVIIHSSNIGIGKIAQQEGDQALYQMSKNLGFGEQTGLFPGLEVQGKLNPVSEWGKISSSQVAMGHYVTTTLLQLVMAYSAIANNGLLLQPFIVRSAYSPDREQLMAGEIEVIRRAMSKSTATTLRDILERTVTEGTGKNAYIKGYRVAGKTGTAQKVEDGTYSQKHYVSSFIGFFPANKPVLVCGITLDSPAYGKHWGGTCAAPAVKQVFTRIINTTDFNNLYDWVQPEEKPLAADSRSNQSLPYQFSASLGTGDNNASTSGASGAAASVQSITQRGNSGDMEILVRIPDVRNMSVKNAAHILSKLSLNYEIKGSDKIIVDQDPLPGESLARGSVCLLITGKKK from the coding sequence ATGAAGAACGATAAAGACTTACAGAAACAATTTTGGGCCCGCTCCTGTTTTATCGCTGTTTTTATCATCGGCATATTCTTCGTCATCCTTCTGAAATTGGTTGAAATTCAACTGTTGGATATTTACAACTACCGGGATCTTGCCGAATCCCAGGCTATGAAAAAAAATATCATTGTTCCCGATAGAGGGATCATTTTTGACAGGAAAAACAGAATTATGGCCAACAGTTCCATCGAATATTCCATCGGTGCCCGTTATATTGATATCACCAATCCCGATGAGACGTTCAGACAACTAGGAAAGTATTTGAATATCCCCCCATCAGAGATCGCTTCCCTTTTTAAAAACAAACGAAAATACTACATCATCCGGGAGAATGTCCCCCTTTCCCTGGCATCCGATATGATAAAAGAAAATTTACACGGCATCCGCTTTGAAAAAAAGCTGAAACGGGTCTATCCTTATGAAGACACAGGCGGACAGGTGCTGGGATATGTGGGCTGGGATAACAGGGGTGTAACCGGTATTGAAAAAATCTTTGATGAGTCCCTTCGGGGTGTTCAAGGCTGGGAACAGGTTCAATATGACCGGAAAGGCCGCCGGGTTTCTGCATCAGGACTCAACGGTCAGGCCAAGAAAGACGGTGGAAATGTTTTTCTGACTCTGGACGTGGATTATCAGGCAATACTTGAAGAGGAAATCCAAAAAGCCGTCCGGGATAATGGCGCTCACCACGGCATGGGCGTTTTGGTAAACCCCAATACCGGTGAAATTTTGGGCATGGCATCCTGGCCGAATTTCAACCCCAACAACGCAACAGCGTTCCCCATAGAAAACAGAAAAAACCGGGTAATCTCCGATTCCTTTGAACCGGGGTCTGTTTATAAGGTTGTTGCGGCTGCCGCAGCTCTGGAAACAGGCATATTCAACCGGCAGAGCCTGATTTACTGTGAGGGCGGAAAATGGGAACTCCTGGGGAGAACCATTCATGACACCAAAGACAGCGAATGGATGAGTTTTGAAGATGTGATCATCCACTCATCCAATATCGGTATTGGCAAAATCGCCCAGCAAGAAGGTGATCAGGCCCTGTATCAGATGTCCAAAAACCTTGGTTTCGGCGAACAGACCGGACTGTTTCCCGGGCTGGAAGTTCAGGGGAAACTTAATCCTGTATCAGAGTGGGGAAAAATATCTTCTTCTCAGGTAGCGATGGGACACTATGTCACAACGACTCTCCTTCAACTGGTGATGGCTTACAGTGCTATCGCCAATAACGGATTGTTGCTTCAACCCTTTATTGTCCGGTCAGCCTATTCTCCGGACCGGGAACAACTGATGGCCGGTGAAATTGAAGTTATCCGCCGGGCAATGTCCAAATCCACTGCGACAACCCTGAGGGATATCCTTGAAAGAACCGTGACAGAGGGAACAGGAAAAAACGCCTATATCAAAGGGTATCGTGTTGCAGGTAAAACCGGCACAGCCCAGAAAGTGGAAGACGGAACCTATTCCCAAAAACATTATGTTTCCTCTTTCATTGGATTTTTTCCGGCAAACAAACCGGTCCTTGTGTGTGGAATCACTTTGGACAGTCCGGCTTACGGGAAACATTGGGGAGGAACCTGTGCGGCACCTGCAGTGAAACAAGTCTTTACGAGGATCATCAACACCACAGATTTTAATAATCTCTATGACTGGGTTCAGCCTGAAGAAAAGCCTCTTGCTGCCGATTCCCGCTCAAATCAATCTCTCCCTTACCAATTTTCAGCCAGTCTGGGGACAGGTGATAATAATGCTTCAACTTCGGGTGCTTCAGGAGCGGCAGCTTCTGTTCAGAGCATCACTCAAAGGGGAAATTCCGGCGATATGGAAATCCTTGTCCGGATCCCGGATGTGAGAAATATGAGTGTTAAAAATGCAGCGCACATTTTATCGAAACTTTCACTGAATTATGAAATTAAAGGATCAGATAAAATTATCGTTGATCAGGATCCCCTTCCGGGTGAATCCCTGGCGCGCGGCAGTGTATGTCTTTTAATCACGGGAAAAAAGAAATGA
- the ablA_1 gene encoding lysine 2,3-aminomutase: protein MKREMLPDDDDVPLVPEPGGAALTVEYGAKQPDAVSFFYRRFFPGSTAEEWQDWKWQIRNSIRDIHQLEQIFTLRDDEIEAFRNSGVSLPLRMTPYYAGLIYGKGPECPLRKTMIPRKEELTVSFGESGDPLSEDSMTPVPNIVHRYPDRVLFLVTEFCGAYCRYCTRHRLVGQEKEHFRFSVAAWDKGIEYIRTHPEIRDVIISGGDPLTLDDFRLNSLLSRLRAIPHVQMIRIGSKVPAVLPQRITPSLVEILKKYHPLYMSLHFTHPDEMTAETNLACTRLADAGIPLGSQTVLLKGVNNDADVLKELYHRLLKVRVRPYYLYQCDPVQGSVHFRTPVREGLEIMAKLRGFTSGYAVPTYVIDAPGGGGKIPLLPDYVQGHDDQYIYLKNYENKAFRYPDPTGIPE from the coding sequence ATGAAACGAGAGATGTTACCTGACGACGATGATGTTCCACTTGTCCCGGAGCCTGGTGGCGCGGCGTTAACAGTGGAATATGGTGCGAAACAGCCTGATGCTGTTTCTTTTTTTTATAGGCGCTTTTTTCCCGGATCCACGGCAGAAGAATGGCAAGACTGGAAATGGCAGATCCGGAACAGTATCCGTGATATTCATCAGCTGGAGCAGATTTTTACCTTACGTGATGACGAGATAGAGGCATTTCGTAATTCCGGTGTTTCATTACCTTTACGAATGACACCGTATTACGCCGGATTGATTTATGGTAAGGGACCGGAGTGTCCTCTTCGGAAAACCATGATTCCCCGAAAAGAAGAACTGACGGTTAGTTTCGGAGAAAGTGGTGACCCTTTGAGTGAAGATAGCATGACTCCGGTTCCCAATATAGTTCACCGATATCCGGACAGGGTTTTATTTCTGGTAACGGAATTTTGCGGAGCATATTGCCGCTATTGTACACGGCACAGACTGGTTGGACAGGAGAAGGAGCATTTCCGTTTCAGTGTAGCAGCCTGGGATAAAGGAATTGAATATATCCGCACCCATCCGGAAATCAGGGATGTGATTATTTCGGGAGGAGATCCCCTAACCCTGGATGATTTCCGTCTGAACAGTCTTCTTTCCCGCTTGCGGGCAATTCCCCATGTCCAGATGATCCGCATTGGTTCCAAGGTTCCGGCGGTTTTGCCCCAACGGATTACTCCCTCATTGGTGGAAATCCTGAAAAAGTACCATCCCCTATATATGAGTCTCCATTTTACCCATCCCGATGAGATGACGGCGGAAACCAACCTGGCGTGTACCCGGCTGGCGGATGCCGGAATCCCTCTGGGAAGCCAGACAGTCCTGTTGAAGGGAGTCAACAATGACGCGGATGTTTTGAAAGAACTTTATCACAGACTTTTGAAAGTCCGTGTCAGACCATATTATCTGTATCAGTGTGATCCGGTTCAGGGTTCCGTGCATTTCAGAACACCTGTCCGGGAAGGTTTGGAGATTATGGCAAAACTCAGGGGATTTACCAGCGGGTATGCCGTGCCGACCTATGTGATTGATGCCCCCGGCGGCGGTGGAAAAATTCCCCTGCTTCCGGATTATGTTCAGGGACACGATGATCAGTATATTTACCTGAAAAACTATGAAAACAAAGCATTTCGGTATCCTGACCCGACCGGAATACCCGAATAA